ACAATCTATGCAAAATTGTAAAACCATTACATAAGCATATCAAAtcgtaaatacatatatgtatatatatgaataaaCACACGGATATTTGGGGATGAGCTCATTTTGGTTTCAGGGCATATCATcatgtatgtagatatatgaatattgaaatataataGGGGCATTATTAATACATTCATACACATAGACAGACGGACCAACCGTCAGTCAGACAGGCCAAACGACAGACAAGACATAAAAACCGAACAAAACTCCAAACGACTCTTTTACCAATTGGATGTCATCATtgtgcttcttttttttctgtgtgtttgttgtttttgtttgtatcGTTTTTCTTCAGTTTTCAAAAGTTCTTTGAACTGAATTGCTTAATCGTTTTagcacttttttttcttttgttttttgaaaaagTGTCGTAACTTTGGTTTATAAGAAATGACTTGAATTATGGGAATTTTTGTGGGAATACATCCTCGACAAAAATGGAGGCTCTGATCAGAGCAGCCTTTACTTATTCAATTTTGTAGTTCACAtagtaaataatatttaatagttttagtttttaaacaatttagtCAACTTTTTGTATGTTAAATAAGAAGAATCATCTTAAATGAGTTCGAGAATTTCGAGAAATCTAACTGGAAGATTGCCTAGATAGGGAATCTCTAACTTCGGAGAACTTTCTTATACAAGAAGCAGGAAATTTCCATTTTCAGTTttcaaatttgtatatttatgtttgtataattttaattaatttaaataaagtttaaacttccaaataaatgaaatgtataTCTATAGTTATAACCTCTAAGTCAACTCTATCAAAGACATATATAAACTGGTCCTAAAGTGTATTAGGCGTAACCATGGTCtgttttagaaaatatttttggtcACAAAATCTCAGATTATCATGAAGTTTAGTACAACTTTCAAATTCTCAGTATAGGAAAAACGGTATGAAATGTGACACAAGACCAATCGATGAACAATCTGtcataattttaatataaaaagacCAAAGATCATCTTTCTAGAGGTAAATCACGTATTCCAGTTGAGGGGAATGTATTTTCTCCCcgtgttttaaaatatttgtgttGTAAAACGTCGAAAAAATTGAGTTGGTAAACAGGTCCTCATTATAAATTACATAATAGTGTAGTAAAATGATAAAAAGGACAACTTAAGGCTTATTAAAACACATTAGTGTTGTAAAACGCCAAGCCAACTAAATTAAGATTGCAAATAGGCCCTTGGtatgaaaaattagttttaaacTCGATGTCATAGTCaagattttgaaaatttttactTCATTCAACATATTAAGTGTTGTAAAACGGgaagccaaaaaaaataatattggaACTAGGCACTTGTATAAAAAATTAGTGTTGTAAATCGATGTGAAAGTTAAGATATTGAGAATTTATACTCCATTCATCAGTacttttatttgatttttagaAATTACCAAAGCAATGAACTATATATTgaactatatatataataaaaccATCTACCTCTATATAAACgctaaaagaagaaataataacaataatattaataaaaacaataatcaATTTTCATGCTTTGGCTAGGTACTCTAGTTTCCAAAAGGATAATCCtattaaaatgaatgaaaactGAAGATCTTTCTTAACGtcttgaaaacttttttaacttttaaacATTTCACTAATAGGAAATAATAATAGGGAAAACAATATAGGAATattttatgtatacatataatatatatattttataataatttatgtatatatatatataatattttatgtatatatatataaaccatTTTAAACAGGGGCTTGTCTAAattttttacacatttttcAAGCTTACTATATTATTGATGCATGGCAAATCAAGCCAAAACATCCGCAAGTagcaaagagaaagagagatacaAACATTCGTATAGTATGATAGACCTCAATAAGAAATAGAATGTGACAGGCAAACACTGAACATGTGCGTGGCCTCCTCagatgtgtgtgtctgtgtgtgtatgtgtgtgtgtggatatTCCTTAATTGAATTTCGCGAAATGAAGAAAGAAACGCATTAGCAGAGAGCGACTTTGTTGCCTGCTAATAAGTTgattataaaataataattacaaacACAAGAGAAacaggaaaaaacaaaaacagcaacaacaacaacaacaaactaaaTAACGAGAAAGTCGTTGCACGCTGATTAGCTTTGTGGCTAGCACAAAGTCAGACTATGACTACGACGTCTCTGACTCTAAATTGGCCAAGTTGGAGGGGATGATGCTGTTTGTTACCTCTGATTACCCGGCACGTACACAAAAGTGTTAATTGCAaatgaatgaaagaaaaagaggCTATAGGAGATTGGaccatgtgtatgtgtgtgtgtgtgtgtaaccgCCGTTACGCTGTGGCGCATGCGCCTTTATATTTTCGCCATCGTTTTCCGATATTGTAAGTTGTCTGTCAATATGCTAATACATACTACTCTTGCAACATTCGACTTTTCCccaaaatgaaatatatgtatgcatatatacttataaaaGAGAGTCTTTAACTAAAACAGCAGGGAGAGTTGCCACACGCAGCAGAGTTCCATCCATCCAATAGCCAATGTGGCTAAccggttttattttttaaagggTCGCGCTTATATATATACGCGTCAGCAATAATTAATCAATCAATAATTGAGGCaatgcacacatacaaacaaacaccgacacacacactcacacatagcACGCTGCTGGCTTAATGACAGggcatatatacaaaatggCCGACAACACCTAAGTCCATCGAGTTCAACAGATAGAATCACATCCGTTTTTTAAGTAGATTTTCGTTTTTacccttcttttttttactctttttgaccgcacacaaacacacacagttctttttttttttttgaaacttactttctttttatttctttctttctcttttatattttataaaaaaaaacttttgctctTATTTGTAATCTTCTTCTTTCTTCactcgttttatttttttttgctttgcactattttttttttttattttttatgtattattcgcttttgttgcactttttctttttcgcgACGTTTCGACaatcaacaaaatttttgacAGAAGAATCACTCGCCCCCCCCGAGCGAAAGAGAGCACGAATGAGCGAccgagcgagagagagagagttggTGATAGTGGGGAACAAGGGGGAGACTACgacgacgtcgtcgtcgttgttgttgttgttgttgtcgtagTAGTAGTAGGCAGCAGCGCGCGTCAGGTATATGTAGACGTTCCGTTGCGACTGTGCATAAAAATCGAACTGAACTGAAACCAAAGAAGAgcatggaaaaaaaaattccgaAACCCAACTTTTGCCGCTGGACGTCGCTGGTGTCGGAGCCACCGTCAGAGCTAAAaccgccgtcgtcgtcgtcgtcgtcgacgctGTCCAGACGACgttaaagaagaagaagaaacgaAAACGACGAAGGCTTTCaaccgacgacgacgacgacgtcgccGGCAACAACATGGTTAACGCCGCCGGTGGAGCGGCAACAGCAGCTTAGCGTGGCTCGTTCAGCTTGGCTTGACTTGCTaggcagtcagtcagtcagtcaggcCCCGcggttctctctctctcacgcTCTCTCTTTTGCTTCGCtcaaaacaaatacatatgtgtatgtatgtaggtgtgAAAGAGAGCAGTTGATCGACAATTGAGTCCATGTGTgctggtgtgtgtgtgcgtcgaTTGGATGAGCGCACAGgtagtatgtacatatatctgtgTGTGATTGTCCGTGGGTCCCTTAGgtaagaagaaaaagaaaatatgcCCAACTTTGAGGCGAACAGGTAGACAAACGCCGGTTCCATGTCGGTGCTGGTGCCGGGTCGCTCGCTGGCCTGAAGAAGCAACAACGTATTAACGTCGACATCAACGTcgctgccgctgccactgTCGAAGTCTCTGCTGTCGCAAATGCTgacttggtttttgttttttgcggCTTAAATGCGCACAcatcaacacacacacgcatacactaACATAAATTCAGATACAAATGAGCAATACTTAGTAGTAGGGTGATGCGATAGAAATTCCTTTTCTTCTCACGATGAGTTTTCGTCAGATGATTTTTGGTCAATCAGACATGTTTGAGAGTTCGAATTCGaatgtttttcctttattgAAATCGAAAAATGAGACTTGTTTTCGTATTCGATTCCGTTCAATTTTAACTGATTACCCTAAATATTGACTTTTAGAAACAATATGTATCAAGCAATATTGGATGAAATCCCTTAATTAATTTACAGGAGTCATTAGCAGGATATTCAGTGAGGAGAACCTAAGGAaacaaactgtttttcttTCCAAAATTTACCAATTGAAATGattattgaatattttatGGTTGCCAATAAGCACAAGATATAAACAAAGTCAAATTGATGAGGAATTGTATGCTATTTGTTAGgattaaatcaattaaaaatccatttgaaatttaatatttttgtcaATATTTTGTCAATAAAATACACAAATTTGCATCAAAACAATTGGCAACCTCGACAACCCTATAAATTGGTACAGTTGGCGCTAAAAGGAAACGTCTGAAATTAAACTTTGTATGGCAACTCTTGAGTGTTCACTCGAAAATGAGCGCAACAAGTAAAACTACTTCAAAACGAGAACAGTCCTGATATAATTTTCATGAAatctaatttatttataaggtcaagtttaaaaaaaagtaaataataataataataagagtTTCTAAATCTATGTTTTTAGGTGCATTTGGCTTTGCCATCTACCCAACTAGCCAACCCGTTTTTCTTAATAATCAGATTCATCTCCGCCACTTTGTATCACAGAGGCCACACGCCATGACATGGACTCATAGAGCTGCTCAATTTTGTCCACCATCTCCTGATCTGTATGCCATACATTGTAGAGAACTTTACGGAACTCTTCAACATTTTTCGGTGGTTGCGGTAATTCCTGTATCTTTGGCTGAATTATGGCCATCAATTGTTCAAGTAGATTCAAATCATTGCTATTTCCAGTACCCTCGGGTCCCAGCAAGGTGTCCACATAGATTTCCTTACACGGTGAATCACAATCGATAAACTTGATGTCATCCATATTGAAGATATTACGCCAATCATGGACAGTCCAATCCTGATGGGCTAGAGCCCAATCCAAGCGTTTCTTTTTGGCTTCTGCACTGAGATAACTAATTTCAAAATGATCATCGTTCTCATCATTATCGAAAAAGCTGTCAAAGTTTTCATCATTTTCGTCCAGGAATTCCTCCTCCTGttgtagttgctgctgctgttgttgttgttgtggtcgTTGTTGTGGGTTTGGCTGCTTTCTTCCTTGGTTTGTCTTACGTTGTTTGGCACGAATCTCACTAATACGACGCTGTAGGGTACGACGACTTACATTAATGCCATGCAATGATTTCAATTCCCTCTGGACATCAATGGAAGTAAAGTGGGGATGTTCCACAAGCATCTGTTCAATTAGTTGACGATTCTCAAAGACCTTGGGACGTCCAACTTCACGGCGTATGCTGGGCAAACGAAGCATCACTGTTTTACCACTTTCACCCATTTGACATTCAATGAAATTGTTAActtttttcaaattctttGCTGAAGATGCATTTGTATTCTGAATTTCGGCGGCAAGAACCATGTTTCTTGGTTTGATGACGATGTGCTAGGTTAAACTTCTGAAACGTTTATGATTGTGATTCTGTCGCATACAGATGATTATATACGATCGACGATCATCAGGCAGACAAAACATTTTTGGCGCAGGGTTCACAAAATCTGGATTAGGATGAATAACGTCGTCGTCCCAGGTAAACAATGTCCCTTCTTCAAGGATTTCCCCTTACACAGACATCTGCTTGGCTATTGTAGAAACTTTTGCGTTTTACTTTTAGGTAGCAGCAAAAAGGGTGGATTTTCCCTTGGATTAGGGTGGGCAACAGGTAAAGAAGCCTATGATTTTTGTCCAGACGCCAATTTCCAAAAGAACTTTAATGTGGAAATAAATGATATATAGTGAGGTACCCTTATAATTTTGTATGCCACACaggtaagaaaaaaaagcaaccaAGAAGAAGCAACGCTTATGCATATGGCTCGACTCGGCTTGGCTGGGCTCTCTGAGGCCAAAGCCAAGTAAGGGTCGAACTTAACAAATTCGAGGTGACTTTGGGGCTTAAAAATTTCGGGATTGGTTTTAAAAAGTTTCcttcaaaaacaaacagaTCAGATTGGTGTAAACATCTACTATCTTTTCCTTTCCTAAAGTTGCTCTCATTTTATAGGGCCCCTAAGCGTATGAAGCCTCCCTTGCCCTCGCACTAAATCCGGTCCTGCTTATAGTAAAAGCAAACACACAACAAGAAAGCGCATACGTCATACATATAGTGAAATTATTTGTTTCgtcgtacatacatatggaaAAGTACGGCGGCGATTTTTGCGCGTGAGTAATTTGTGCGCTGCTGTaggaaagaagaaaaaaaaaacaaggtgAGGTAAGGTGAGATTGGTTGTTGTCCagtttatttgtatgtatatgaatgtCTCTCTGgctctgtgtgcgtgtgtgtgtgtgtgtgagtctcTTGTGTGGCTTCCGCTGCAGGtagacacagacacagacaacACTACTGAGACGTTGTACAGCACATTTTGTTGAGGGTAATTATCGGTTTTCGATGCCATATGCAAAGAATAAGCCAAAGGGAATTGAGTACAAACAATACACACATTATCATCAACAAATATAACAAGAGCAACTACATCATATCAcaagatacatatatagaaagagatagagcGACTTATGAAGTAGAATAAGAGTTTAGGTCAGATCACATTTAAATCCGTGTTCGAGTCCGAGTTGTGCTTGTGATTTTTCACAAAGCTGCTAAgtagacacaaaaaaaaatgctctTTCCAAATGTTGCTACTGCTAATGCCATTCACAATcaacatatatgtattccgatatatatacataaatacatatgcataCTAACTTAATTAGCACTTGGCTGGCATATACACATAGacgagaaggaggaggaggaggtaaTGCAGAAGGGTAGACCTTGCCACAGTATTATGCCCCCTCGAGTGTACAGTACACAGGAGCCTCATCAATTGCCTCAATCTCATTGTCAGTTCCAAGAAAGCGACACAAAGCATTGGGGGGCGCTAAGGGCGTGGCAAAGGAGCCAacaggtaaatattttttgggctaaactgctttcattttttcttcactttttttgttgttattttttttttgacacgAAATACAAGTTTTGCGTCTTCTTCTGCGACTTTTGAGCATTGTGATTCAACTTGCATTTTATTGGCTATTTTCTTTCTGATTCAATCGAGCGAAACTTacagtttttactttttttctgttgtttttgtaattcTCTTGGGTCAGTCACGAATATTGATGCTTACCTGCAAAGAGAGTGAAAAAAATCGAGAAAAATTAGGTCATTAGTAAAAGGTTTTATGGCCCGAAAAAGATTACGCTTTAAATtagggtaaatatttaactcagctgtatatatgtacatatatataggtataatTTAGGTAAATAGGTTTATTTTTAGTGCATTTTCCAAGGTGCACAAACTCTTGCAGttggaaaatcttttgttaCCTACTGCTGCTAACTGATCTGGTCGTATAAGAACTGGTATAGACTAATATTTATGTAATCCCTTTAAGCAGGTCATTTAGTCTGGCAAATTGAAATCTCACAAATCTCActtttattgcattttgtaATAGTTTTTATATTCAGGAGTAACTTCTACTGAGAGAATTTTCTCAAGCTTTTATTACAAAGGTGGACAAAAGCATTTTCATCAAAAATTCTTTTGATTGTAAGACCTTGCCTTACTTTtagtaaaacaaaatttgaactCAAGTCAAAGTCCACAGTCGAAgtttaatgtattttaatatttgactTTTCTACActtgttttataaaaatatcaaaatgaatgaaaaaccagagggccggggctaacttcgaccgcgtcaaagtttgtatacccttgcaacttttctggtaactctttccttacctatagccatcaaggtggaaaaacgttttatctaaaaaagctgtttccgaaacaacggcctacaatcttagcatagcaaataacgacgatattgatcaaagtcactgttttccaccgatcgttcctataggagctatatgatatagttacccgatttttatcaaattcggcacagtcattaacagatatattaaactaacaaatatttaatttgaaagcaatcacgttcaaaataacgaagttattgacaaaagtcactgttttcgaccgattgttcctatgggagctatatgatatggtcacccgatcttaatcaaatttggcatagtcatttatatgtataataaactcatcaatattaaatttcacgacaatagctcagaaaataacgaagttattgagaaaagtcactgttcgtgactttggcgtttgtatgggagctatatgatatagtggtccgatccggctgaatctgagatatacaacccctgcagtatatacaagcctacatgcaaaatttcagctctgtagctcttacggtctaggaggagtttgcgttgatccagacggacggacagacggacggacggacatggctatatgaactcgtctcgtcatgctgatcaagaatatatatactttatgtggtcggagatgcttccttctatgcgttgcacacttctgaccaaaattaatataccctttttgcaagggtataatgaaacaatttttaataatcatGTAAAAAAACACATGGTGGTTATTTATTTGATAATTTTGGAATGCCATCTGCACAATGGAAAGACTATAAAAAATGCCATAAAGGCATCTATCGAAACTATTACAGTCGAATCTCGATAATTCGAAATGGCAAGGGAACAGAATTTTGTACGAATTACAGAGCTTTCCATTGACCGGGTTTTCCAGGGGGCGAActttttttaagtttcttaCGAAATATGGACGTTTTCAATTTAGCGGGTTACGACTTATCGAGACTCGACTGTATTAAAGAAGACATCAAAGTTCTTATAGGCCAATGCAATTTTGTGACTAACGTCTTGCAAAATGATAcacatttttgaaaaatacgTTCAAAGATTTTTGTTCTAATTGGTCGATATATTTATCTAACGTTTCGTAAGacttttctttatatattcATTTAGGCCACCAACCACCAATCAACTCAAACATTTGATTTAAAGGCAAAATACAGTATAAAAATCGGATCTAAGTTGGTAGTTTAAATAGTTCATAACCTTCTGATGTTTGAAgtaatcaaaaatatatatcttcCTACTTTGAAAAACAAACGTAGACGCATCCCTTCCATTTCTTGCATTAATCAAGAGTCATATTTTAATGTATTTATAATGATCTACTTTCCCTTATGTTGGGAAATCATGGCTAAAAGAAAACGTATTTCCTTCACTTCAAAGAGTCATACCTTAGACTATGAATTattaacaaataaacaaatattaaaaaagtgtaattgtttcttatcTTTACTAGAAACATTTAAACTTTTGGAAAAAGTCGCGGCTAGCATTGACCGCCTTTGCTTTCCTTTTAtcctttttaatttgttttttaattgcctcaaattaaaaatatgtggTCTACTTTCAGgtgcaacaacaaacaaacaccaCAAGAGTATTATTGGGTAAAAACGGGGAAAACCCCCAAGTAGATAGATGAACCACGAAATAAAGCataaagaggaaaaaaaacgaaaagtaaAAAACCCAAAGCAAATTTTGaagaatttttaattaaaatgcagGGCGGCAGGCAAGTTTTTcttatatttgtttctttttttctttattttgcaattttgttAACTAAACAAAAGGAATGCAAAAGAGCGAGGGGCGGCAGTGGCGATGGGTGGGTAAATGTTGTGGTTTTCCCTCATTTTTCGTTCCTCTCTTTTATCTGTCTGTTTCTCTCTAGAGAACCAGCGCGTAAAAGTAGTTagtaaattacaaaaaaaaaaaaaaaaacacacacacacacacaatagaTAGAAGATACACATAGCCAGCCATGTATAGACGAGTATATACAGCTGGTGGACAACACCTGACCACCAAGTTTAAGTCGAAGCTTGAGTGCGAGTTCGcgtcaaaaaaaaagaagaaaaaaaaacaacaaaaagaaaccaagCACGTAACAGGAAGCAAAAAACAGTCAAGATGGGAGGCAATGGGAAGTTGATGCCTGCAACTGGGCGGTCCATTTAACCTCTAACATCATTCACAAACATTGGCAGCAGGCAACACATTGGGGCATACATTGGAGGCCAGCCAGGGCTAAACAGCGGAGCCAAGCAAACTCCTGCCGAGCCGAATCGAGTCGAGTCGAGCCTGCCGCGTCTGCCAAGTGCCTTCCGTGTCGTTGTGACATTTCATTTCCGTAACTCAAACGTTACCCCGTTTGCTAGTTTCATGTGTGGAGAAACaaggcgtgtgtgtgtgtgtgtgtgtgtgtgtgtggttagTTTATAGCCCAGGCGGAGGAATCTTCATTTACTTCCATTCttgtaactttttttttttttgtaaatacaGGGAATGAATGAAGTATTAACTATCCTACATTTGGGATGTGAAATGTTGGAAATGTGCCCCCTAAAATATGCAACTCCCAGACTAAATTCATTTTTGTAAAAGACCTATAGCTAAAAAGTGTCTATGGatgaaaataatgttttaGTTACCAAAATTTCAACACTTTCTTCagaattttctaaaaaggaAATTCTATAATTGTacgttgcatactttagggggcaaAAATAACCATTTCACCCTTCTGTAGTTGAAACTGAATCTTTAAAGCCATTTATTTCATCACACATTAATAATATAATCAGCAAAGAATTCAAGGATGTGCATTGGGGAAAATCTACGCCCTAAGATATGCATTATGTATTCGAAAGTGATTTCCTTTAATAAGAAAGAACTTTTGAGAGGATACCGCATACAAGAACTGTCAATTAACAATGTTTGGAAgacaaatcaattttttgatacaagaaatttcaaaagttCTTTTAAAACGTGAATTTTTGAACAAcccattgcatactttagggacAAAAATCACAATTTCACACTTTTTTAATTCACCAATGGGTCTATTAAGTCAAACATACACAATTAACCCACTCGATACGTTAATTTAAATGCAACCAAATGGTTTTTTATTAGAATCTCATATTTTTTTGCTATCTTACAACATTTTTCTAACCTTATTCTTCTCCTTAAATACTACTAAACTACATTTTCTTTGAGTTGATCGTCAAAAAACTTCCAAGTTCTCACAGGGTATTTCATATTCAGAGTGTTGGAGTAAACTTTTGGgatacaattttgttttgttttgtttttttcgcaTGCAAAGTGCAATTTTTCCGGACTTTCTTTTTACCGTCTCTCTCTATAtgctatgtgtgtgtgtgtgtgtatatcagcagcgtcatcgtcatcatcatcatcatcgccatcTCCATCAGAGGCAATGGCAGCAGCTGGTCCTGCATCTCCTAGTGTTCCTTCTATTCTCCGTCTACTACTTCTCTTGTGACAATCAATGTTTGGTTTAGCAGAAATTTTTCTCTGCGCTGCCCCCCACCGCCCCCTGTGTTAGGAAGGGGTGGGTTAAAACAAAACATGGCCAAAAGCAACATCGAGAAatgtaacaacaaaaaacagaaacaggggaaaaaaatgaaattaatttcttttgtgttTCAGACCACTGCAactacgacaacgacgacgatgatgatgatgacgctGCTGATGATGACGAGGACTAgaacgacgatgacgatgacgacgacgacgtcccAGTTCTCTAGACCCAGTCCAAGCTAGCTCCCAAGTCCCAGCGATTCAACTTCCCAATGTTCATTTCCGGCATTCAAACGGCGCGCGTCCTGCAGGTTGGTTCAGGCTCAGGTGGCTGCCGGTGGTGCTgcgttttttatattttttttttccgaaCTCGAGTTTGAGTTTGAGTTAGTGGCACATCTTGTGAAAACCCCGCATTTTTTTTCGCCACATACATAAGCCCCGCCACATGCAATGGCTCCCAACCATCACCTCCTTTCTCGTTTTGCTTCTGCTCCTCCTTTGTgtattctttttcttcttcctttGCCCCCTCTGCTTTTTCtgttctttctctctgtcttcCCTCTATATGTCTATGCTAATGAAGCCTCTTCTTTTGCCTGGTTTCAATGGCTgcctggctggctggctggctggctagcTAGTTGGATGGTTGGATGGCCAAGCCCAAGAGCCTAAGCTCATGCCATTTGGCTCGCTGTTAATCCCTGGCACTAAAGACCACTACCAAAACTCAACCCAAAGCCCATACCGTACAGATGGAGGATTCCGTTCGCAGATCCTGCGCAGGCTCAGCTCCTACTATTACGCTACCCAAGTCCTTTTTCTTCCATTCTTTACTTTCTACTTTCCACTACTACTCCTGCAATCTGCACGCCTTGTTGCGGTATTAGTTTGCTTTACGTGATTTCGTTGCATTTTTTCCGCAGCACATTTCCTTTGCCAAGAAGGACGACCAGTAGAATGAGAACAAGGATGTGAATAGTGTCGGTCTTCGTGGGGGAGGAGGAAAACCCCATAGATTTAATTACAGTTTTCCTCTCACAGATAATCGAATTTTTTCTCGTTTGGTTCTGTTTCTCTACGCATTTCTTCCTGCTGCTTCTCTACCTCAAACTTCCTTTTTAATCTGCATGTCGATTTCCTTTGCacagatttttttttcctgctACTGCTACAGCTCCCCCTCACCACCTCCCCATCATCTCTCTCTTCTCTGGCAATTTTCTCTTTCCGCATAGGGTTTTTTTCCAACGTTTTTCTTGGTCAAGTTCTTGTACATAAACTTCAGATGCAgttgtaattaaaaatttgcttttttagGGCTTGGCCCCGGAGTTCAATTCTTGCACATTTCAAAATTAGTTTCTTTGATGAACACAAGAACTAAGGAGTTTTCTATTGACACGGTAATCCCACCAattcataaacttttaatagcTTCATTCAATACTTTTGTCAACATGTTTGAAAAGGGGCGAATTAAGGGTGGTCTCTGGAATGCTTGGTCAATGGGAAATAGGTCTTCTATCAAAATCTTCTTCAAAATCGAGGTTTTAATACGATTTGAAACAAAAGGTTAGAACCCAAGAAGGTCGATGGTTAGAGAATGTTTTCAAATCTACTTGATTACAATCTACAATCTACTTCTctccttaaagtatgcaataagctGCCCATGAATTCGGTTTttgaataataaaaacaaa
The nucleotide sequence above comes from Drosophila willistoni isolate 14030-0811.24 chromosome 2L unlocalized genomic scaffold, UCI_dwil_1.1 Seg72.1, whole genome shotgun sequence. Encoded proteins:
- the LOC26529646 gene encoding uncharacterized protein LOC26529646; this translates as MVLAAEIQNTNASSAKNLKKVNNFIECQMGESGKTVMLRLPSIRREVGRPKVFENRQLIEQMLVEHPHFTSIDVQRELKSLHGINVSRRTLQRRISEIRAKQRKTNQGRKQPNPQQRPQQQQQQQQLQQEEEFLDENDENFDSFFDNDENDDHFEISYLSAEAKKKRLDWALAHQDWTVHDWRNIFNMDDIKFIDCDSPCKEIYVDTLLGPEGTGNSNDLNLLEQLMAIIQPKIQELPQPPKNVEEFRKVLYNVWHTDQEMVDKIEQLYESMSWRVASVIQSGGDESDY